From the genome of Colletotrichum higginsianum IMI 349063 chromosome 4, whole genome shotgun sequence, one region includes:
- a CDS encoding short-chain dehydrogenase/reductase family Oxidoreductase → MPTYFVYEKDLVDPTPQIPSLEGKVVFVTGDMRMRIGGWEDHEHVRTSSQPRTPVPRFIDEEQTNTSAITTLA, encoded by the exons ATGCCGACCTACTTCGTCTACGAgaaggacctcgtcgacccgACGCCTCAGATCCCGTCCCTCGAGGGAaaggtcgtcttcgtcacAGGTG ACATGCGAATGAGAATAGGTGGATGGGAAGACCATGAACACGTCCGGACATCAAGTCAACCAAGGACGCCGGTCCCTCGgttcatcgacgaggagcaaACCAATACATCCGCGATCACGACACTTGCATAG
- a CDS encoding Short-chain dehydrogenase/reductase family Oxidoreductase yields MTDAIDTGSILPYHHAHTMPLYASSQPQGRMADNPQGTAGLGKSTILALLAHNPSHIYFSGRSLPSAEALIASVASSSSSSSGTATPPPLTFVQMDLASLASVRAAVAATFAHDRLDILVNNAGIMAGPAGLSADGYEVQFATNHLGHAMLVRALLPVLQRTAALPGSDVRVVTLTSLGYQGHPADGISFSTLRTTQAGPPFIGQWVRYGQSKLANILFTRELARRHPSITAVVVHPGVVGTGLVANQGLLNRLFVHATNRIAGASILTPEKGCWNQVWAAAAAGKGDLASGGFYMPVGHLADDQLDKCATDDRLAGELWRWTEDVLAGFD; encoded by the exons ATGACCGATGCCATCGACACCGGGTCCATTCTTCCATATCATCATGCTCACACGATGCCACTCTACGCATCGTCTCAACCTCAAGGACGAATGGCTGACAACCCCCAAGGAACAGCAGGACTGGGCAAATCAACAattctcgccctcctcgcccacaACCCCTCCCACATCTACTTCTCCGGCCGctctctcccctccgccGAGGCTCTCAtcgcctccgtcgcctcctcctcctcctcatcatcagGCACCGCCACCCCACCGCCCCTGACATTTGTCCAAATGgacctcgcctccctcgcctccgtcagggccgccgtcgccgccaccttcgcccacgaccgcctcgacatcctcgtcaacaacgcGGGGATCATGGCCGGCCCCGCGGGTCTCAGCGCCGACGGCTACGAGGTCCAGTTCGCCACCAACCACCTCGGCCACGCCATGCTCGTCCGCGCCCTGCTCCCCGTCCTCCAGCGTACCGCCGCCCTGCCCGGCTCCGACGTCCGCGTCGTCACCCTGACCTCGCTCGGGTACCAGGGCCACCCGGCCGACGGGATATCCTTCTCGACGCTGCGAACGACGCAGGCCGGGCCGCCCTTTATCGGGCAGTGGGTTCGCTACGG ACAGAGCAAACTCGCCAACATCCTCTTCACCCGCGAactcgcccgccgccacccgtccatcaccgccgtcgtcgtccacccgggcgtcgtcggcacgGGTCTGGTCGCGAACCAGGGCCTCCTCAACCGCCTCTTCGTCCACGCGACCAACAGGATCGCGGGCGCCTCGATCCTCACGCCGGAAAAGGGGTGCTGGAACCAGgtctgggcggcggcggcggccgggaagGGCGACCTCGCGAGCGGGGGGTTCTACATGCCCGTCGGccacctcgccgacgaccagcTGGACAAGTGCGCGACGGACGACCGGCTGGCGGGTGAGCTGTGGCGATGGACGGAGGATGTCCTGGCCGGGTTTGACTGA